In Akkermansia muciniphila, one DNA window encodes the following:
- a CDS encoding porin family protein: protein MNTKTIIASLGLLSLSCTAQAASSDPWNYYRMGGNYSSAYSTRYDSNFGMSIRGMYGFHSGNDYGIDMPDLYGAQLGLHANIPAGSVFHELSFNLGALTGSKTYEGELKWKQQVFPFTAGYSFNVPLSDSATFYLGGKIGLHYYKQELSGGGGKVSESDSSGTYSALIGFKFAVTEKTDIVIGYEITKYWSDVDPYHFITVGFSWSF from the coding sequence ATGAACACGAAAACCATCATCGCCAGTTTGGGGCTTCTGAGCCTCTCATGTACCGCACAGGCCGCCTCTAGTGACCCTTGGAACTATTATAGAATGGGAGGGAATTATAGTTCCGCATATTCAACACGGTATGATTCCAATTTTGGAATGAGCATTAGAGGAATGTACGGATTCCATTCGGGGAATGATTATGGAATAGATATGCCAGACCTGTACGGTGCCCAATTAGGACTTCACGCTAACATTCCAGCGGGTTCTGTTTTCCATGAATTATCTTTCAATCTCGGCGCGCTTACAGGTTCTAAAACCTACGAAGGGGAGTTGAAATGGAAACAACAGGTATTCCCATTTACCGCTGGATATTCTTTTAATGTCCCCTTATCTGATTCTGCCACTTTCTATTTAGGCGGCAAAATAGGCCTTCATTATTATAAACAGGAACTCTCTGGAGGTGGAGGAAAAGTATCTGAGTCTGATTCTAGTGGAACTTACTCGGCATTAATCGGTTTCAAATTTGCTGTTACAGAAAAAACAGACATCGTTATTGGATATGAAATAACGAAATACTGGTCAGATGTTGACCCATACCACTTTATCACAGTTGGCTTTAGCTGGTCATTCTAA
- a CDS encoding IS1595-like element ISAmu1 family transposase, giving the protein MNDRLTISLFELFEKFPNEESAKKYLEEKRWGDKVVCPFCGKSEKQYRVKRNGVEGYFECGECGKVYTVRTGTIFERSHVPLHKWIFAFYLVVTSRKGISSMQLSKEIGVTQKTAWFMLQRIREACNSNHDDDDNNGFLSGIVEADGVYIGGKESNKHESQKLKAGRGIVGKTAVLGMRARAGKVLARVIPDTSRDTVHQVLNKYLSRDSVLVTDEHASYKESQFNHQVVNHSAKQYVDGMAHTNGIESVWAVLKRGFYGIYHSFSTKHLQRYVDEFAYRLNEGNVKIHTWVRLDSLMAKAFSTRITYAELKN; this is encoded by the coding sequence ATGAACGACCGCTTAACCATTTCACTTTTTGAGCTTTTTGAAAAATTCCCCAATGAGGAATCAGCTAAAAAGTATTTAGAGGAAAAACGGTGGGGCGATAAGGTAGTTTGCCCGTTCTGCGGGAAAAGCGAAAAACAGTATAGAGTAAAGAGGAACGGGGTTGAAGGGTATTTTGAATGTGGGGAGTGCGGGAAAGTTTATACTGTTAGAACGGGAACTATCTTTGAAAGAAGCCATGTTCCACTTCATAAGTGGATATTTGCTTTCTATCTAGTAGTGACTTCCAGAAAGGGTATTAGCTCCATGCAACTTTCCAAGGAAATTGGGGTTACGCAAAAAACGGCGTGGTTCATGCTTCAAAGGATTAGGGAAGCATGCAATTCCAACCATGATGACGATGACAATAACGGCTTTCTATCTGGAATTGTTGAAGCTGATGGGGTGTATATTGGAGGCAAGGAATCCAATAAGCACGAATCTCAGAAATTGAAGGCTGGGCGCGGAATTGTTGGAAAGACAGCGGTTTTAGGAATGAGAGCCAGAGCAGGAAAGGTTTTAGCAAGGGTTATTCCCGACACTTCAAGAGATACAGTTCACCAAGTTTTGAATAAGTATTTGAGCCGGGATTCCGTTCTGGTTACTGATGAACATGCTTCTTACAAAGAATCACAGTTCAATCATCAGGTGGTGAATCATAGTGCCAAGCAGTATGTTGACGGAATGGCCCATACTAACGGCATCGAGAGCGTATGGGCGGTTTTGAAGAGAGGATTCTATGGAATCTACCATTCATTCAGCACAAAACATTTACAGAGATATGTAGATGAATTTGCGTATCGGTTGAATGAGGGAAATGTGAAAATCCACACATGGGTAAGATTGGATTCTCTTATGGCTAAAGCATTTTCGACGAGAATTACTTACGCCGAATTGAAGAATTGA
- a CDS encoding discoidin domain-containing protein: MVAFLVWLINSIWRNRSQVYKTQILSASSEEPDTGFAHFAIDGNPDTCWHTSYTNGLPGFPHSIAVDMGTRMKFTGFIYTPRMDRDKGLISQYAFSVSDDGRNWKEVKKGQFTYHYIRKDPAVQRIDFGRPVEARYFKLDARSPVKGGEQSATVAELNIITQ, translated from the coding sequence ATGGTTGCCTTCTTAGTATGGCTAATTAATAGCATATGGAGAAACCGAAGTCAAGTATATAAGACCCAAATTTTAAGTGCTTCCTCGGAAGAGCCGGATACCGGTTTCGCCCACTTTGCCATTGACGGGAATCCGGATACCTGTTGGCACACGTCGTACACGAACGGCCTGCCGGGTTTTCCCCACTCCATTGCCGTGGATATGGGAACCAGAATGAAGTTTACCGGGTTTATCTATACGCCCAGAATGGACAGGGACAAGGGCCTCATCAGCCAGTACGCGTTTTCCGTTTCCGATGACGGGCGGAACTGGAAGGAAGTGAAGAAAGGCCAGTTCACGTACCATTATATCAGGAAGGACCCCGCGGTTCAGCGCATCGACTTCGGCAGGCCTGTGGAGGCCCGCTACTTCAAGCTGGATGCCCGGTCTCCGGTGAAGGGCGGCGAGCAGAGCGCCACTGTTGCGGAACTGAATATCATCACCCAGTAA